One Streptomyces fagopyri DNA window includes the following coding sequences:
- the hpnE gene encoding hydroxysqualene dehydroxylase HpnE, giving the protein MSEATQPGEPGADGRAGSDRPGTPATTAGPGTSAVVVGGGLAGITAALALADAGVRVTLLEGRPRLGGLAFSFQRGELTVDNGQHVYLRCCTAYRWFLDRVGGTSLAPVQDRLDVPVLDAEGPEGRRLGRIGRTALPVPLHLARSLATYQHLSLTERAKVGRAALALKALDLDDPALDDQNFGSWLAEHGQSERAVEALWDLVGVATLNAVAGDSSLGLAAMVFKTGLLSDPGAADIGWARVPLGELHDTLARKALDSAGVRTEVRTRVTSISHDENGRWSVQVPGETLDADTVVLAVPQREAHDLLPAGALDAPERLLEIGTAPILNVHVVYDRKVLTRPFFAALGSPVQWVFDRTEASGLREGQYLALSQSVAQHEIDEPVAVLRERYLPELERLLPAAREAAVKDFFVTRERHATFAPAPGVGRLRPGARTKAPGLYLAGAWTATGWPATMESAVRSGVGAAGAALGALGRPRDHLLAFEETARTLPGDTLRTSGRTPAGTGASRRGGPR; this is encoded by the coding sequence ATGAGCGAGGCCACGCAGCCGGGGGAGCCGGGCGCGGACGGTCGGGCCGGCTCGGACCGCCCCGGGACGCCCGCCACCACGGCCGGCCCCGGGACATCCGCCGTCGTGGTCGGCGGCGGGCTCGCCGGGATCACGGCCGCGCTCGCGCTCGCCGACGCCGGGGTGCGTGTGACGCTGCTCGAAGGCAGGCCGCGACTGGGCGGGCTGGCCTTCTCCTTCCAGCGTGGCGAACTCACCGTGGACAACGGCCAGCACGTGTATCTGCGCTGCTGCACCGCCTACCGGTGGTTCCTCGACCGTGTCGGCGGGACCTCGCTCGCGCCGGTGCAGGATCGTCTCGACGTGCCCGTTCTCGACGCGGAGGGTCCCGAGGGGAGACGGCTCGGCAGAATCGGCCGCACCGCGCTGCCGGTGCCGCTGCATCTCGCGCGCAGCCTCGCGACCTATCAGCATCTGTCGCTCACCGAGCGCGCCAAGGTCGGCCGTGCCGCTCTGGCGCTCAAGGCGCTCGACCTCGACGATCCGGCGCTCGACGACCAGAACTTCGGCAGCTGGCTCGCCGAACACGGTCAGTCGGAGCGTGCCGTCGAGGCACTGTGGGACCTGGTGGGGGTCGCCACCCTCAACGCGGTGGCCGGCGACTCGTCGCTCGGGCTCGCCGCGATGGTGTTCAAGACGGGTCTGCTGTCCGACCCGGGCGCGGCCGACATCGGCTGGGCGCGCGTCCCGCTGGGCGAACTGCACGACACACTCGCCCGCAAGGCGCTCGACTCCGCGGGCGTCCGTACCGAGGTCCGTACACGAGTCACCTCCATCTCCCACGACGAGAACGGGCGTTGGAGCGTTCAGGTTCCCGGCGAGACACTCGACGCGGACACCGTCGTGCTCGCCGTACCCCAGCGCGAGGCGCACGATCTGCTGCCGGCGGGCGCGCTGGACGCCCCGGAGCGGCTCCTGGAGATCGGCACCGCGCCGATCCTCAACGTCCACGTGGTCTACGACCGCAAGGTGCTCACCCGCCCGTTCTTCGCGGCGCTCGGCTCCCCGGTGCAGTGGGTCTTCGACCGCACCGAGGCCTCCGGACTGCGGGAGGGGCAGTACCTGGCCCTGTCCCAGTCGGTCGCGCAGCACGAGATCGACGAGCCCGTCGCCGTCCTGCGAGAGCGCTATCTGCCGGAGCTGGAGCGGCTGCTGCCCGCTGCCCGAGAGGCCGCGGTGAAGGACTTCTTCGTGACCCGGGAGCGCCACGCGACGTTCGCCCCCGCCCCTGGCGTCGGACGGCTGCGGCCCGGTGCCCGCACCAAGGCTCCCGGCCTGTATCTGGCCGGTGCGTGGACCGCCACCGGGTGGCCCGCGACCATGGAGAGCGCGGTCCGTAGCGGTGTCGGCGCGGCGGGAGCCGCACTGGGCGCCCTGGGCCGGCCCCGCGATCACCTCCTCGCGTTCGAGGAGACGGCCCGCACGCTCCCGGGGGACACCCTCCGGACGTCCGGCCGGACACCGGCGGGAACCGGCGCTTCACGGCGAGGTGGACCCAGGTGA
- a CDS encoding DUF6380 family protein, which produces MDNPVQGDSIGGKRHATLRWSPASLTATAGRTPFEHRGGPRGESAR; this is translated from the coding sequence ATGGACAATCCGGTCCAAGGTGATTCCATCGGAGGAAAGCGGCACGCAACCCTCCGGTGGTCCCCGGCGTCCCTGACTGCGACGGCCGGTCGTACACCGTTCGAGCACCGCGGCGGGCCGAGGGGGGAGAGCGCACGATGA
- the hpnD gene encoding presqualene diphosphate synthase HpnD, whose protein sequence is MIRTVESEQHVSAPVLAAYSYCEAVTGQQARNFAYGIRLLPTPKRRAMSALYAFSRRVDDIGDGTLAPDVKAARLQDTRALLTRVREGRVDEDDTDPVAVALSHTAAYFPVPLGGLDELIDGVLMDVRGETYETWDDLKVYCRCVAGAIGRLSLGVFGTEPGARGAERAPEYADTLGLALQLTNILRDVREDAGDGRTYLPADDLAKFGCSAGFDGPTPPEGSDFAGLVHFEVRRARTLFAEGYRLLPMLDRRSGACVAAMAGIYRRLLDRIEREPEAVLRGRVSLPGREKAYVAVRGLSGLDARHVSRRTVRRRT, encoded by the coding sequence GTGATCCGGACCGTGGAGTCGGAACAACACGTGTCCGCACCGGTACTCGCCGCTTACAGCTACTGCGAGGCAGTGACCGGTCAGCAGGCGCGTAACTTCGCGTACGGCATCCGACTTCTCCCGACGCCCAAGCGTCGTGCGATGTCGGCGCTCTACGCGTTCTCACGGCGTGTCGACGACATCGGCGACGGCACGCTGGCACCGGATGTGAAGGCGGCCCGTCTCCAGGACACCAGGGCGCTGCTCACCCGGGTCCGCGAGGGCCGGGTCGACGAGGACGACACCGACCCGGTCGCGGTCGCCCTCAGTCACACCGCGGCGTACTTCCCGGTGCCGCTCGGCGGCCTCGACGAGCTCATCGACGGCGTCCTGATGGACGTGCGCGGTGAGACGTACGAGACCTGGGACGACCTGAAGGTGTACTGCCGGTGTGTGGCCGGGGCGATCGGGCGGCTGTCGCTCGGCGTGTTCGGTACGGAACCGGGGGCGCGCGGCGCCGAACGCGCGCCGGAGTATGCCGACACGCTCGGGCTCGCGCTCCAGCTCACCAACATCCTGCGCGACGTGCGTGAGGACGCGGGCGACGGGCGCACCTATCTGCCGGCCGACGACCTCGCGAAGTTCGGCTGCTCGGCCGGGTTCGACGGGCCGACGCCGCCGGAGGGCTCCGACTTCGCGGGCCTGGTGCACTTCGAGGTGAGACGGGCCCGCACCCTCTTCGCCGAGGGCTACCGGCTGCTGCCCATGCTGGACCGGCGCAGCGGCGCCTGTGTCGCCGCCATGGCCGGCATCTACCGGCGGCTGCTCGACCGCATCGAGCGGGAGCCGGAGGCCGTGCTGCGCGGCCGCGTCTCGCTGCCGGGCCGGGAGAAGGCGTACGTCGCCGTGCGCGGTCTGTCCGGCCTGGACGCGCGGCACGTGTCCCGCCGCACCGTCAGGAGGCGCACCTGA